One genomic segment of Arcobacter porcinus includes these proteins:
- a CDS encoding HAD hydrolase-like protein yields the protein MYKTVLFDLDGTLMDTSEGLVCSIDDTIDFFNLTPLSMEIKKSFIGPPVIKSFKKTYNLTDEKSIEISNYFREIYKNKYLLKAKVYDGIFELLDLLRENNKKIAIATYKRDDYAKMLLSHFKIDKYCDFIQGADFENRLTKSDIVKICIDELKSDTSNTVLIGDSISDFIGAKENNIDFIGVSYGFGIFDKNLKVINKNSVNELMECLVK from the coding sequence ATGTATAAAACTGTTTTATTTGACCTTGATGGAACTTTGATGGATACATCTGAAGGTTTAGTTTGTAGTATAGATGATACAATAGATTTTTTTAACTTAACTCCGTTGAGTATGGAAATTAAAAAGTCATTTATTGGTCCACCAGTAATTAAATCTTTTAAAAAAACTTATAATTTAACAGATGAAAAATCTATTGAAATTTCTAATTATTTTCGAGAAATTTATAAGAATAAGTATTTGCTAAAAGCAAAAGTATATGATGGAATTTTTGAATTACTAGATTTATTAAGAGAAAATAACAAAAAGATTGCTATTGCAACATATAAAAGAGATGATTATGCAAAAATGTTATTATCTCATTTTAAGATAGATAAATATTGTGATTTTATTCAAGGTGCAGATTTTGAGAATAGATTAACCAAAAGTGATATCGTAAAAATTTGTATTGATGAATTGAAATCGGATACATCAAATACCGTTTTAATTGGGGATAGTATAAGTGATTTTATTGGAGCAAAAGAAAACAATATAGATTTTATTGGAGTTTCTTATGGATTTGGTATTTTTGATAAAAATTTAAAAGTTATAAATAAAAATAGTGTAAATGAGTTAATGGAGTGTTTAGTTAAGTAA
- a CDS encoding aldolase catalytic domain-containing protein translates to MIKLLDCTLRDGGYVNDWNFGKSTANYILESLINAKVDFIEIGLLDQRVEFDINKTIVPNTNSFSKIFNNIDKKTSKIFAMIDYGTCGIENIEESKDNFIDGIRIIFKKVNMYKAIDLAKQIKEKGYLVSLQLVSTTSYTDREILDFCDEINKLNPYSVAIVDTYGLMHKEELFHYFEILNHNIRKGIVIGYHSHNNFQLAYANSIELLKINKNREIAIDGSIYGMGKSAGNAPSELLAMHLNEFYKTDYKVDYILEALDSTILKIYKKYYWGYSFKYYLSALNDCHPNYINYLIEKKTLSIKAVNEIISQIEKSKKLNYDENHIENIYKIYQANKVDDEISREKLKNELLNKNILLLAPGKTLATNQDDIQKYIKDNNCIVIAINNIVNNYKLDYIFISNSKRYSSLFYNLSNFNNLIATSNITPTKNKFKYTLDYNKLIIEDGNIVDNSMLMFLQFLIDIGQKEVSIAGFDGFLLYKNSYYDEYLEYEVSTDTLELMNQQIKDFINKDKININFITPSIFKEEKENV, encoded by the coding sequence ATGATTAAACTATTAGATTGTACTTTAAGAGATGGTGGTTATGTAAATGATTGGAATTTTGGGAAAAGTACAGCAAATTATATACTAGAAAGTTTAATTAATGCAAAAGTTGATTTTATAGAAATTGGGCTATTAGACCAAAGAGTAGAGTTTGATATTAATAAAACTATTGTTCCAAATACAAATAGCTTTAGTAAAATTTTTAATAATATAGATAAAAAAACTTCTAAAATATTTGCAATGATTGATTATGGTACTTGTGGTATTGAAAATATTGAAGAGTCAAAGGATAATTTTATTGATGGTATTCGTATCATTTTTAAAAAAGTAAATATGTATAAGGCTATTGATTTAGCGAAGCAGATTAAAGAAAAAGGCTATTTAGTTAGTTTGCAACTTGTTTCAACTACATCATATACAGATAGAGAAATATTAGATTTTTGTGATGAGATAAATAAATTAAATCCTTATTCTGTTGCTATAGTTGATACATATGGTTTAATGCATAAAGAAGAATTATTTCACTATTTTGAAATACTAAATCACAATATCAGAAAAGGTATTGTGATTGGCTACCACTCTCACAATAATTTTCAATTAGCTTATGCAAATAGTATTGAGTTACTTAAAATAAATAAAAATAGAGAAATAGCTATTGATGGAAGTATTTATGGTATGGGGAAAAGTGCTGGAAATGCTCCTAGTGAATTATTAGCTATGCATTTAAATGAATTTTATAAAACAGATTATAAAGTTGATTATATTCTCGAAGCTTTAGATAGTACTATTTTAAAAATATATAAAAAATATTATTGGGGGTACTCTTTTAAGTATTATTTATCAGCTTTAAATGACTGTCATCCAAATTATATAAATTATTTAATAGAGAAAAAAACACTTTCTATAAAAGCTGTGAATGAAATAATATCACAAATAGAGAAATCAAAAAAACTAAATTATGATGAAAATCATATAGAAAATATTTATAAAATCTATCAGGCTAATAAAGTAGATGATGAAATAAGTAGAGAAAAACTTAAAAATGAACTTCTAAATAAAAATATCTTATTACTTGCTCCTGGAAAAACTTTAGCTACAAATCAAGATGATATTCAAAAATATATAAAAGATAATAATTGTATTGTAATAGCTATAAACAACATTGTAAATAATTATAAATTAGATTATATATTTATATCAAACTCTAAAAGATATAGTTCTTTATTTTACAATCTTTCTAATTTTAATAATTTGATAGCAACTTCAAATATAACTCCTACAAAGAATAAGTTTAAATATACACTTGATTATAATAAATTGATAATAGAAGATGGAAATATAGTAGATAACTCAATGCTGATGTTTTTACAATTTTTAATAGATATAGGACAGAAAGAAGTTTCTATTGCTGGTTTTGATGGTTTTTTACTATATAAAAATAGCTATTATGATGAATATTTAGAATATGAAGTATCAACTGATACTTTAGAATTAATGAATCAACAAATTAAAGATTTTATTAATAAAGATAAAATAAATATTAATTTTATAACTCCTTCGATATTTAAAGAAGAGAAAGAAAATGTATAA
- a CDS encoding 3-deoxy-manno-octulosonate cytidylyltransferase — protein sequence MKIIGVIPARYGSSRLEGKPLVDICGKPMIWRVYKQAKKAKGLDEIYVATDDKRIEDFCKNNGMNVVMTSNEHPSHVHRINEFSNIIEADAYVVICGDEPLVEPHVIEAVIPTKIDGEYLIRGAMRELIDPAETIDSANIKIITNKNGQCLSLSRTPIPYPYKSVQFKYKKTIGIECFNKKALDFYCNSVSGEWEKVEDIMMIRFLENNIPVFFKMVQSNSLSVDTLKDLEKVRKIMYEKIEKGN from the coding sequence ATGAAAATTATAGGAGTAATACCTGCTAGATATGGTTCTAGTAGGCTGGAGGGCAAACCTCTTGTAGATATTTGTGGTAAGCCTATGATTTGGCGGGTTTATAAACAAGCAAAAAAAGCTAAAGGATTGGATGAAATATATGTTGCAACAGATGACAAAAGAATAGAAGATTTTTGTAAAAATAACGGAATGAATGTTGTTATGACTTCAAACGAACACCCTTCACATGTACATAGAATAAATGAATTTTCAAATATTATTGAAGCCGATGCATATGTAGTTATCTGTGGAGATGAGCCACTTGTTGAACCACATGTTATTGAAGCTGTAATTCCAACAAAAATTGATGGTGAATATTTAATTCGTGGAGCAATGAGAGAACTTATTGACCCAGCTGAAACTATTGATTCTGCAAATATAAAAATAATTACAAACAAAAATGGTCAGTGTCTATCTTTATCAAGAACACCAATACCATATCCGTATAAATCAGTTCAATTTAAATATAAAAAAACAATAGGAATAGAGTGTTTTAATAAAAAAGCTTTAGATTTTTATTGTAATTCTGTAAGCGGTGAATGGGAAAAAGTAGAAGATATTATGATGATAAGATTTTTAGAAAATAATATCCCTGTATTTTTTAAAATGGTACAAAGTAATTCTTTATCAGTTGATACTCTAAAAGATTTAGAAAAAGTTAGAAAAATAATGTATGAAAAAATAGAAAAAGGTAATTAA
- a CDS encoding adenylyltransferase/cytidyltransferase family protein — MKKEKIVITYGTFDMFHIGHLNLLQRAKKLGDRLIVAVSSDEFNSLKNKKSVICYEQRAKIVSHIDCVDMVIAENSWEQKLEDIKKYGVDVFVIGDDWEGKFDFLKEFCEVVYLKRTEDISSSKIKEFAQ, encoded by the coding sequence ATGAAAAAAGAGAAAATAGTCATCACTTATGGCACTTTTGATATGTTTCATATAGGGCATCTAAATTTACTACAAAGGGCAAAAAAGCTTGGAGACAGACTAATAGTTGCTGTTTCAAGTGATGAGTTTAATAGTTTGAAAAATAAAAAATCTGTGATTTGCTATGAACAAAGAGCAAAAATTGTTTCGCATATAGATTGTGTGGATATGGTAATAGCTGAAAACTCTTGGGAACAAAAACTTGAAGATATAAAAAAGTATGGAGTTGATGTCTTTGTCATAGGTGATGATTGGGAAGGAAAGTTTGATTTTCTAAAAGAGTTTTGTGAGGTGGTTTATTTGAAAAGGACTGAGGATATTTCTAGTAGTAAGATAAAGGAGTTTGCACAATGA
- a CDS encoding helix-turn-helix domain-containing protein: METFERINQLLKINKLSKKEFSKKLLALEPKLKNTGEIPSENTIYAYLNGRIGIKIELIPYIAEVLKVPEQLLFDDSAITRKMYLKHILATATNEEQEYIKSHLQNSPDKKFEKNKDNLNLVCELLKYAPEIFLDELKMTLKNYKDLTLKFTK; encoded by the coding sequence ATGGAGACTTTTGAAAGAATAAATCAACTTCTTAAAATTAATAAATTATCAAAAAAAGAGTTTTCAAAAAAGCTTTTAGCTTTAGAGCCAAAATTAAAAAATACAGGAGAAATACCATCAGAAAATACAATTTATGCTTATTTAAATGGGAGAATTGGTATAAAAATAGAGTTGATTCCATATATTGCAGAAGTCTTAAAAGTTCCAGAACAATTACTTTTTGATGATAGTGCAATTACTAGAAAAATGTATTTAAAACATATTTTAGCTACTGCTACAAATGAAGAACAAGAATATATAAAATCACATTTACAAAATAGTCCAGATAAAAAATTTGAAAAAAATAAAGATAATTTAAATTTAGTTTGCGAGTTGCTAAAATATGCCCCAGAAATATTTTTAGATGAGTTAAAAATGACTTTAAAAAACTACAAAGATTTGACTTTGAAATTTACAAAATAG
- a CDS encoding GNAT family N-acetyltransferase, with protein MNLEFCEAKKENIKDMENIINIAYRKISASGWTGESHLLSGIRVNEAMLEEMLENENIRTFLAKKDDKVLATIQVKKEDLNLVIGLFAVDTDMQSSGIGKKLLEFAENRAKDIFKDCKKFIMEVISSRTELIAYYNRRGYKNTDVYLEFPKSDLWAPTTKEEIKLLVLEKEI; from the coding sequence ATGAATTTAGAATTTTGTGAAGCAAAAAAAGAGAATATAAAAGATATGGAAAATATAATAAATATTGCTTATAGAAAAATATCTGCTAGTGGATGGACAGGAGAATCACATCTTTTAAGTGGGATTAGAGTAAATGAAGCTATGCTTGAAGAGATGTTAGAAAATGAAAATATTAGAACTTTTCTTGCAAAAAAAGATGATAAAGTTTTAGCTACAATACAAGTAAAAAAAGAGGATTTAAATCTTGTTATTGGACTTTTTGCTGTTGATACAGATATGCAATCAAGTGGAATAGGAAAAAAGCTTTTAGAGTTTGCTGAAAATAGAGCAAAAGATATTTTTAAAGATTGTAAAAAATTTATTATGGAAGTTATTTCAAGTAGAACTGAATTAATAGCTTATTACAATAGAAGAGGATATAAAAATACAGATGTTTATTTGGAGTTTCCAAAATCTGACCTTTGGGCACCTACAACAAAAGAAGAGATAAAATTGCTTGTTTTGGAAAAAGAGATTTAA
- the mfd gene encoding transcription-repair coupling factor → MKNIYEFLKNLKDEKSLKKCQLLIVNDDSQAIKASHIVSFLGFKPFVLADFRANFKDDLHSFSDELQDTTKALQEFYSYKKEDKILISPLRTISFPMPKKECFDSFTINFADKLDLNSFKQKLYNWGYYFVDIVTSAGEVSLRGDIFDIAMLGSDFGYRVSLFDDEVESIRIFDIEDQKSQKDELESITITPAFLSLSEDGFEDINEKIELSSSDAFVKDIHSLGFWYLDNLAHYLPQNMSSFITQEALNELDEAYIFEEKRLNKDKFLATPQIYSSKEYKEISPANIKEFISFHKDKKVTLISSSEARIKSLDLPLDDKDIKYHFSEEIINLLGKDELIISLNKEIKRRRKKRVKLVVDELVLNDFVVHEKHGIGIYKGIEPVSIMGAKRDFVIINYQGEDRLLIPVENIDTIDRYVADGEGYAIVDKLGRGSFTKLKEKVKDRLFEIANDIIKLAAARELVNGIKIFIDDFLIQKFQNSSGFSYTKDQTRSINEIFADISSGKVMDRLLSGDVGFGKTEVAMNALLAVISSGYQAVFVCPTTLLASQHYNSISKRFKEFGIDVYKLDGKTTTKEKNSIKKGLEDGSVKFVIGTHSLLDIKTSNLALVIVDEEHKFGVKQKEKLKGLREDVHIFSMSATPIPRTLNLALSKLKGMSSLLTPPSERLGVRTFVKEYNNGLIKEIILREKRRGGQLFYVHNNIASIEAKKKDLLELMPNIKVEIIHSQIKANETEKIVEAFENREFDILLATSIVESGIHLPNANSIIIESADRFGIADLHQLRGRVGRSNKEGYCYYLVEDKSKITPEAIKRLVALESNSYLGSGTALAHQDLEIRGGGNIIGAEQSGHIKQIGYGLYLKMLEDTLAILSGEEKNKEKNIDIKLAISAFISEDYISEDRVRLELYRRLSKAISKETLYEIEEEMEDRFGKLDTPTKQFMDLILIKILALEKGINQISSYETNITFVKVDGVKESLKARSRDDDDIINSTLEYLRK, encoded by the coding sequence GTGAAAAATATATATGAGTTTTTAAAAAATTTAAAAGATGAAAAGAGTTTAAAAAAGTGTCAACTTTTAATAGTAAATGATGATTCTCAAGCTATAAAAGCTTCACATATTGTATCTTTTTTGGGTTTCAAGCCTTTTGTTTTGGCTGATTTTAGAGCAAATTTTAAAGATGATTTACACTCTTTTAGTGATGAATTACAAGATACTACAAAAGCTTTGCAAGAGTTTTATTCATACAAAAAAGAGGATAAAATTCTTATTTCTCCTTTGCGAACAATCTCATTTCCTATGCCAAAAAAAGAGTGTTTTGATAGCTTTACAATAAATTTTGCAGATAAATTAGATTTAAATAGTTTTAAACAAAAGCTTTATAATTGGGGTTACTATTTTGTAGATATTGTTACAAGTGCAGGAGAAGTCTCTCTTCGTGGAGATATTTTTGATATTGCGATGCTTGGAAGCGATTTTGGATATAGAGTTAGCTTGTTTGATGATGAAGTTGAAAGTATTAGAATTTTTGATATTGAAGACCAAAAATCACAAAAAGATGAGCTAGAAAGTATCACAATAACTCCAGCTTTTTTATCTTTAAGTGAAGATGGCTTTGAAGATATAAATGAGAAAATAGAGCTTAGCTCAAGTGATGCATTTGTAAAAGATATTCACTCTTTAGGTTTTTGGTATTTAGATAATTTAGCTCACTATTTACCACAAAATATGAGTTCTTTTATTACTCAAGAAGCTTTAAATGAACTAGATGAAGCATATATTTTTGAAGAAAAAAGATTAAACAAAGATAAGTTTTTAGCAACTCCACAAATATATTCAAGCAAAGAGTATAAGGAAATTAGTCCAGCAAATATAAAAGAGTTTATATCTTTTCATAAAGATAAAAAAGTTACTTTGATTAGTTCAAGTGAAGCAAGAATAAAATCTCTTGATTTACCACTTGATGATAAAGATATAAAATATCATTTTAGTGAAGAGATTATTAATCTTTTAGGAAAAGATGAACTTATAATCTCTTTAAATAAAGAGATAAAAAGAAGAAGAAAGAAACGAGTAAAACTTGTAGTTGATGAGCTTGTTTTAAATGATTTTGTAGTTCATGAAAAACATGGAATTGGTATTTATAAAGGAATTGAACCAGTTTCAATTATGGGAGCAAAAAGAGATTTTGTAATTATAAATTATCAAGGCGAAGATAGACTTTTAATTCCTGTTGAAAATATTGATACTATTGATAGATATGTTGCTGATGGTGAAGGTTATGCAATAGTTGATAAGCTAGGTCGTGGAAGTTTTACAAAACTTAAAGAAAAAGTAAAAGATAGACTTTTTGAAATAGCAAATGATATTATAAAACTAGCAGCTGCAAGAGAGCTTGTAAATGGAATTAAAATCTTTATAGATGATTTTTTAATACAAAAATTCCAAAATAGTTCAGGATTTTCATATACAAAAGATCAAACAAGAAGTATAAACGAAATTTTTGCTGATATTAGTAGTGGAAAAGTTATGGATAGACTTTTAAGTGGTGATGTTGGTTTTGGTAAAACAGAAGTTGCTATGAATGCACTTTTAGCGGTTATCTCAAGTGGTTACCAAGCTGTTTTTGTATGTCCTACAACACTTCTTGCTTCTCAGCATTACAACTCAATAAGTAAAAGATTCAAAGAGTTTGGAATAGATGTTTATAAACTTGATGGAAAAACTACAACAAAAGAGAAAAATAGTATTAAAAAAGGTCTTGAAGATGGAAGTGTAAAATTTGTAATTGGAACTCACTCTTTACTTGATATAAAAACTTCAAACCTTGCTTTAGTAATAGTTGATGAAGAGCATAAATTTGGTGTAAAACAAAAAGAGAAATTAAAAGGGCTTAGAGAAGATGTTCATATATTTTCAATGAGTGCAACTCCAATTCCAAGAACTCTAAATCTAGCTTTATCAAAACTAAAAGGAATGAGCTCTTTGCTTACTCCTCCAAGCGAAAGACTAGGAGTACGAACTTTTGTAAAAGAGTACAACAATGGACTTATCAAAGAGATAATTTTAAGAGAGAAAAGAAGAGGTGGACAGCTTTTTTATGTGCATAATAATATAGCTTCTATTGAAGCAAAGAAAAAAGATCTGCTTGAACTTATGCCAAATATAAAAGTAGAGATTATTCACTCACAAATAAAAGCAAATGAGACTGAAAAAATTGTAGAAGCATTTGAAAATAGGGAATTTGATATTTTACTTGCGACTTCTATTGTAGAAAGTGGAATTCATCTTCCAAATGCAAACTCAATAATAATTGAAAGTGCAGATAGATTTGGAATTGCTGATTTGCATCAATTAAGAGGAAGAGTTGGACGAAGTAATAAAGAGGGATATTGTTATTATTTAGTTGAAGATAAAAGTAAAATCACACCTGAGGCTATTAAAAGATTGGTTGCTTTGGAATCAAATTCATATTTAGGAAGTGGGACAGCACTTGCTCATCAAGATTTAGAAATAAGGGGCGGTGGAAATATAATTGGAGCTGAACAAAGTGGTCATATCAAGCAAATAGGTTATGGTTTATATCTTAAAATGCTTGAAGATACTTTGGCAATCTTAAGTGGAGAAGAGAAAAATAAAGAGAAAAATATCGATATAAAACTTGCCATTTCTGCATTTATTAGTGAAGATTATATAAGTGAAGATAGAGTAAGACTTGAGCTTTATAGAAGACTTAGTAAAGCTATAAGTAAAGAGACTTTATATGAAATAGAAGAAGAGATGGAAGATAGATTTGGGAAACTTGATACTCCTACAAAACAGTTTATGGATTTGATTTTAATAAAAATCTTAGCTTTGGAAAAAGGAATAAATCAAATAAGCTCTTATGAAACAAATATAACTTTTGTAAAAGTTGATGGAGTAAAAGAGAGTTTAAAAGCAAGAAGTCGTGATGATGACGATATTATAAATAGTACATTAGAATATTTAAGGAAGTAA
- a CDS encoding GNAT family N-acyltransferase encodes MINIQKEIENKFPKIKTKENFIKKSIFKIAKKLVHEDTINKFLSQNSHLKGFDFVDAVLDYFDFDYTVSSNDLQNIPSNGKVVIISNHPLGGLDALCLLKLVGSVRKDIKIVANDFLAGFEALNSLIIPIDNFQRKQSKDSIKKIYDSLLNDEALIVFPAGEVSRATHIGIKDKNWSKGFLNFAKNSGSPILPIFIDAKNSKTFYTISLLNKTFSTLLLSNEMFNKKSKHINIKIGQIIPNENILPKALDRNFVVNLYKKHLYALKKGKKSYFQTQSAIAHPVSRIDLLNELKKSQLLGQTNDGKMIYLYDYVEDSIVLKELGRLRELSFRKVGEGVNKKRDTDKYDIYYQHIILYDKSDLEIVGAYRIANSEKVFKEFGVKGFYSNSLFEFNDEFLFYLQNSAELGRSFVQPKYWGTRALDYLWFGIGAYLKANPNIKYLFGPVSISGTFPSVAKDLLVYYYSFYFKEEKELVVAKNRYNYKNSPNDLSEFFIFESKQKDFRTLKSALGNIGVTIPTLYKQYAELTNDEGVKFLDFNVDKDFSDCVDGFILVEIEKIKEHIKLRYIS; translated from the coding sequence ATGATAAATATCCAAAAAGAGATTGAAAACAAATTTCCAAAAATAAAAACCAAAGAAAACTTCATAAAAAAATCTATTTTTAAAATAGCAAAAAAGTTAGTTCACGAAGATACTATAAATAAATTTTTATCTCAAAACTCTCATCTAAAAGGTTTTGATTTTGTTGATGCTGTATTAGATTATTTTGATTTTGACTATACAGTTTCTAGCAATGATTTACAAAATATTCCATCAAATGGAAAAGTAGTAATAATCTCAAATCATCCACTTGGTGGGCTTGATGCACTTTGTTTACTCAAACTTGTAGGAAGTGTAAGAAAAGATATTAAAATTGTAGCAAATGATTTTTTAGCAGGTTTTGAAGCACTAAATTCGCTTATTATTCCAATAGATAATTTTCAAAGAAAACAGAGTAAAGATAGCATAAAAAAGATTTATGACTCACTTTTAAATGATGAAGCGCTTATAGTTTTTCCAGCTGGAGAAGTAAGTCGTGCAACACATATTGGAATAAAAGATAAAAATTGGAGTAAGGGTTTTTTAAACTTTGCTAAAAACTCAGGTTCTCCTATTTTACCAATTTTTATAGATGCAAAAAATTCAAAAACTTTTTATACTATCTCTTTACTAAATAAAACTTTTTCAACTCTTCTATTATCAAATGAGATGTTTAATAAAAAATCAAAACATATAAATATTAAAATTGGGCAAATTATTCCAAATGAGAATATTTTACCAAAAGCTCTTGATAGAAATTTTGTAGTAAATCTATACAAAAAACATCTTTATGCTCTAAAAAAAGGTAAAAAATCATATTTTCAAACACAATCAGCAATAGCTCATCCAGTAAGTAGAATTGATCTTTTAAATGAATTAAAAAAATCTCAACTTTTAGGTCAAACAAACGATGGTAAAATGATATATTTGTATGATTATGTTGAAGATTCTATTGTATTAAAAGAGCTTGGAAGATTAAGAGAACTATCTTTTAGAAAAGTTGGTGAGGGTGTAAATAAAAAAAGAGATACAGACAAATATGATATTTACTACCAACATATTATTTTATATGATAAAAGTGATCTTGAAATAGTTGGTGCATATAGAATTGCAAACTCTGAAAAAGTTTTTAAAGAGTTTGGTGTAAAAGGATTTTATTCAAACTCTCTTTTTGAATTTAATGATGAGTTTTTATTTTATCTTCAAAACTCAGCTGAACTTGGAAGATCTTTTGTACAACCAAAATATTGGGGAACACGAGCTTTGGACTATCTTTGGTTTGGAATTGGTGCATATTTAAAAGCAAATCCAAATATAAAATATCTTTTTGGTCCTGTTTCAATATCTGGAACTTTTCCATCTGTTGCAAAAGATTTGCTTGTATATTATTACTCTTTTTATTTTAAAGAAGAAAAAGAGCTTGTAGTTGCAAAAAATAGATACAACTACAAAAATAGTCCAAATGATTTATCAGAATTTTTTATTTTTGAGAGTAAACAAAAAGATTTTAGAACACTCAAATCAGCTTTAGGAAATATTGGAGTTACTATTCCAACACTTTATAAACAGTATGCTGAACTTACAAATGATGAGGGAGTTAAGTTCTTAGATTTTAATGTAGATAAAGATTTTAGTGATTGTGTTGATGGTTTTATTTTAGTAGAAATAGAGAAAATAAAAGAGCATATAAAACTAAGATATATCTCATAG
- a CDS encoding IS256 family transposase — MKIEIDVEQFAKDIKAGKSIGGANGALGSLIKQLTEAALAAEIDSHLAQDLSNNRKNGYSSKTMKSDHGTFELDVPRDRNGNFEPEIVKKNQTTMTSEIEDKILSLFALGNSYSQIAKHIEDFYCVGFSKATISAVTDKIIPMLNDWKTRPLESVYPFVFLDAIHYKVKEDGKYIAKAFYTVLGVRVDGKKEVLGLYLNESEGAKFWLQVLTDLQNRGVKDILIASVDGLKGFPEAINSVFPNTEVQLCIVHQIRNSIKYVGSINQKQFAQELKSVYQAFTKEEALYELDKLEEKWGKKYPIVFQSWRNKWENLTVYFQYPEDIRRVIYITNIIESVHRQFRTLTKTKGAFPNDDSLLKLLFMGIKNAQEKWTMPIRNWSLTLSQLAIHFEGRLDDSLNL; from the coding sequence ATGAAAATAGAAATAGATGTAGAGCAATTTGCTAAAGATATAAAAGCTGGTAAAAGTATCGGTGGAGCAAATGGTGCTCTAGGCTCTTTAATCAAACAATTAACAGAAGCTGCACTTGCAGCTGAGATAGATTCACATCTTGCTCAAGATTTGAGTAATAATAGAAAAAATGGATATAGCTCAAAGACTATGAAAAGTGATCATGGAACATTCGAACTAGATGTTCCAAGAGATAGAAATGGTAACTTTGAACCAGAAATTGTAAAGAAAAATCAAACAACCATGACAAGTGAAATTGAAGATAAAATATTATCTTTGTTTGCACTAGGTAATAGCTATTCACAAATAGCAAAACATATAGAGGATTTTTATTGTGTAGGCTTCTCAAAAGCTACAATAAGTGCTGTAACAGATAAAATAATACCAATGCTTAATGATTGGAAAACAAGACCTCTAGAATCAGTATATCCATTTGTGTTTCTTGATGCAATTCATTATAAAGTAAAAGAAGATGGGAAATATATCGCTAAAGCTTTTTATACAGTTTTAGGAGTTAGAGTTGATGGTAAAAAAGAGGTATTAGGACTTTACTTGAATGAAAGTGAAGGAGCTAAGTTCTGGCTACAAGTTTTAACTGATTTACAAAATAGAGGTGTTAAAGATATTCTTATTGCTTCTGTTGATGGTTTAAAAGGATTTCCAGAAGCTATAAATTCTGTATTTCCAAATACCGAAGTACAACTTTGTATAGTTCATCAAATAAGAAATTCAATTAAATATGTTGGATCTATAAACCAAAAACAATTTGCACAAGAGTTAAAATCTGTATATCAAGCTTTTACAAAAGAAGAAGCATTATATGAACTTGATAAACTTGAAGAAAAATGGGGTAAAAAATACCCTATAGTATTTCAATCCTGGAGAAATAAATGGGAAAATTTAACAGTTTATTTCCAATATCCTGAAGATATAAGAAGAGTAATTTATATTACAAATATTATTGAATCAGTACATAGACAATTTAGAACTTTAACTAAGACTAAGGGGGCTTTTCCAAATGATGATAGCTTACTAAAACTACTATTTATGGGTATAAAAAATGCTCAAGAAAAATGGACAATGCCAATTAGAAATTGGAGTTTAACTTTGTCTCAACTAGCCATCCACTTTGAAGGACGGCTTGATGATAGTTTAAATTTATGA
- a CDS encoding rhodanese-like domain-containing protein: MKILKIFAFTSLLSVSLFSAEFISYDEFSKKLKDEAKKSGMMATTEEVKDALKAKDWAVVDVRTMEEWAGAAIKGSFRVGREAPEKALENIVLDDDDNFVKDKLVVVCNTASRAAIEAQAFKQMGFTTVKIYEINKWIDECNPVVTKYTSGDYKGGTKTKFGNYYAEHCKK, encoded by the coding sequence TTGAAAATATTAAAAATATTTGCTTTTACTAGTTTACTAAGTGTGTCACTTTTCAGTGCAGAATTTATATCTTATGATGAATTTAGTAAAAAACTTAAAGATGAAGCAAAAAAAAGTGGAATGATGGCAACAACGGAAGAAGTAAAAGATGCTTTAAAAGCAAAAGATTGGGCTGTTGTTGATGTAAGAACTATGGAAGAGTGGGCTGGAGCTGCAATAAAAGGTAGTTTTAGAGTTGGAAGAGAAGCTCCTGAAAAAGCTTTAGAAAATATAGTTTTAGATGATGATGATAATTTTGTAAAAGATAAACTAGTTGTTGTTTGTAATACAGCTTCAAGAGCTGCAATTGAAGCACAAGCTTTTAAACAAATGGGATTTACAACTGTTAAAATTTATGAGATAAACAAATGGATAGATGAGTGTAATCCTGTGGTTACAAAGTACACATCAGGTGATTATAAAGGTGGTACAAAAACAAAGTTTGGTAATTATTACGCTGAACATTGTAAAAAATAG